A genomic segment from Osmerus mordax isolate fOsmMor3 chromosome 5, fOsmMor3.pri, whole genome shotgun sequence encodes:
- the slc25a28 gene encoding mitoferrin-2 — translation MEADGFARKRRMTAETAGGDAGVAGASAGAEIRWMGGRFWGVSDGLIASLSPRIGGDTELQAVPFTGGASESIEQDIEPDYEGLPQGASTSTHMLAGAVAGIMEHCLMFPIDCVKTRMQSLQPDPAARYRNVMDALRRIVATEGVWRPMRGLNATAVGAGPAHALYFACYEKLKMTLSGAIHPGANSHLANGAAGCVATLLHDAAMNPAEVVKQRMQMYNSPYRGVLDCVRAVWRREGPAAFYRSYTTQLTMNVPFQALHFITYEYLQELLNPRRQYNPSSHMVSGAAAGALAAAVTTPLDVCKTLLNTQESLALSSAPSQPPQGPHRHITGLAHAFRTVYRLGGLRGFFRGVQARVIYQVPSTAISWSVYEFFKYFITEHQRERRRAQHREGDK, via the exons ATGGAAGCGGATGGTTTTGCAAGGAAGCGTCGGATGACAGCGGAGACAGCAGGCGGGGATGCCGGTGTCGCTGGTGCTTCTGCCGGGGCAGAGATTCGATGGATGGGGGGTAGATTTTGGGGAGTTTCAGACGGTCTCATTGCAAGTTTGTCACCTCGGATTGGGGGCGACACTGAACTACAAGCAGTTCCATTCACTGGTGGTGCTTCGGAGTCGATAGAGCAGGACATCGAGCCTGACTATGAGGGGTTGCCGCAAGGCGCATCGACCAGCACCCACATGTTGGCTGGAGCGGTTGCCGGGATCATGGAGCATTGCCTCATGTTTCCCATCGACTGTGTCAAG ACGCGGATGCAGAGCCTGCAGCCTGACCCAGCCGCACGGTACCGGAACGTGATGGACGCCCTCCGACGAATCGTAGCCACCGAGGGTGTCTGGCGGCCAATGAGAGGACTGAACGCCACGGCGGTAGGGGCGGGGCCTGCACACGCCCTGTACTTCGCCTGCTACGAGAAGCTGAAGATGACGCTGAGCGGGGCCATTCACCCGGGGGCCAACAGCCACCTGGCTAACG gAGCGGCGGGGTGTGTGGCCACACTTCTTCATGACGCGGCCATGAACCCAGCTGAAG TGGTGAAGCAGCGTATGCAGATGTACAACTCCCCGTACCGCGGCGTGCTGGACTGCGTGCGCGCCGTGTGGCGCCGCGAGGGCCCGGCGGCGTTCTACCGCAGCTACACCACGCAGCTGACCATGAACGTGCCCTTCCAGGCGCTGCACTTCATCACCTACGAGTACCTGCAGGAGCTGCTCAACCCTCGCCGACAGTACAACCCCTCCTCTCACATGGTGTCGGGCGCCGCCGCCGGAGCCCTCGCCGCCGCCGTCACCACCCCCCTGGACGTCTGCAAGACCCTGCTCAACACCCAGGAGTCCCTGGCGCTCTCCTCCGCCCCCAGCCagcccccccagggcccccacAGACACATCACGGGCCTGGCCCATGCCTTCAGGACGGTGTACAGGCTGGGTGGGCTGAGGGGCTTCTTCAGGGGGGTCCAGGCCAGGGTGATCTACCAGGTGCCCTCCACGGCCATCAGCTGGTCTGTGTACGAGTTCTTCAAGTACTTCATCACCGAACACCAGCGCGAGAGGCGGAGAGCCCAgcatagagagggagacaagtag